GGCTCGGTGCGCGCGCGCCGCGTGTCCCGCGCGGCAGTCCTTCTCCTTCGAGATCTCCCGGGACTGGGAGCCCGGCCTCTACCTGGTGAAGGTGACGCGCCTGGACGGGCTCCGGAGCTTCACCTCGCTCGTGGTGAAGGAGCGCCCGCCCGAGGAGCCTCGCTCCTGACGCTCAGCTCGGGATGGAGCCCAGGAAGCTGTCGAGCACCTGGTTGAAGCGCTCGGGCTGCTCCTGGTTCGGCAGGTGCCCGGCGTCGGGGATGATCTCCAGCCGGGCGCCGGAGATGAGGTCCGCCATCTGCTTCGCCTTCTCGAGCGGAGTGACGGCATCGCGCTCGCCCACCACCACCAGCGCCGGCCCCGCGTAGCGCGCGAGGATGTCCTTGCTGTCCGGCCGCAGGGCCATGCCTCGCTGGGCCGCCGCCACCGCCTGGGGCGCCGCCGCCCGCATCATCGCGGCGACCTCGCGGCCCACGGGGGAGTCCGGGCCCGCCGCCACCAGCTTGGGCAGCAGCGTCTGCACCACTGGCTCCAAGCCCTTGTCCAGGGCCTCCTTCGCCGAGGCCTCGCGCCGGGCCCGGCCCGCCTCGTCGTCCGCGGTGGCCTGCGTGTCCACCAGCACCAGCCCACGTACGCGCCCGGCATCCTCGCGCAGCAGCGCCATGGCCGCGTACCCGCCCATGGACACCCCGCCCACCACCGCCGAGTCGATCTTCAGCGCGTCCAGCAGCGCCAGCGCGTCCCG
Above is a genomic segment from Hyalangium gracile containing:
- a CDS encoding alpha/beta fold hydrolase, with protein sequence MLTVTVDGVPLHYRDEGQGPPVLLLHAFPLNGSAFDAQVKALSGRYRFILPDHRGFGQSRLGEGPTTMERIARDALALLDALKIDSAVVGGVSMGGYAAMALLREDAGRVRGLVLVDTQATADDEAGRARREASAKEALDKGLEPVVQTLLPKLVAAGPDSPVGREVAAMMRAAAPQAVAAAQRGMALRPDSKDILARYAGPALVVVGERDAVTPLEKAKQMADLISGARLEIIPDAGHLPNQEQPERFNQVLDSFLGSIPS